The Panacibacter microcysteis genome includes a window with the following:
- a CDS encoding DUF6157 family protein, translating to MNKPGMGIENKIHTTNYVDTFIEVAEDCPAQVSQIPKARGDTKTIAQMQYDLIAKNPYRFTSDDVLFTVYAMKNDLTKAEYKNARVLFFSKGQPCMRASPLTKRFGFGVHADKEGKIALYGIETKAYQQFLKDHSVKKIKAMRTKK from the coding sequence ATGAACAAACCGGGTATGGGTATAGAAAACAAAATACATACAACAAATTATGTTGACACCTTTATAGAAGTTGCAGAAGACTGTCCTGCACAGGTAAGCCAAATACCCAAAGCAAGAGGTGATACAAAAACAATTGCTCAAATGCAATACGACCTTATTGCCAAAAACCCTTACAGGTTTACATCTGACGATGTTTTGTTTACAGTGTATGCCATGAAAAACGACCTGACCAAAGCTGAATATAAAAATGCAAGGGTGTTGTTTTTTTCAAAAGGCCAGCCGTGTATGAGAGCATCTCCGCTTACCAAACGCTTCGGTTTTGGTGTACATGCAGACAAAGAAGGTAAAATTGCTTTGTATGGTATTGAAACAAAAGCTTACCAACAATTTTTGAAAGACCATTCTGTAAAAAAAATAAAAGCAATGCGCACTAAAAAGTAA
- a CDS encoding acyl-CoA-binding protein, with amino-acid sequence MELQQQFEQAVANSKTLSEKPSNEILLQLYSLYKQATEGDAAEDNAPANPFDFVGKAKFNAWSELKGKSKEAAMQAYVDLVQKLKS; translated from the coding sequence ATGGAACTACAACAACAGTTTGAACAAGCTGTGGCAAACAGCAAAACATTGAGTGAAAAACCTTCCAATGAAATTTTGCTGCAGCTATATTCATTATACAAACAGGCAACCGAAGGCGATGCTGCTGAAGATAATGCACCCGCCAATCCATTCGATTTTGTGGGTAAAGCAAAATTCAATGCATGGAGCGAGCTGAAAGGCAAATCGAAAGAAGCAGCTATGCAGGCTTATGTTGATCTTGTTCAAAAATTGAAAAGCTAA
- the folB gene encoding dihydroneopterin aldolase, whose product MLTIELTGLRFHAFHGLYKEEKKIGGDYEVNVTVQHLPKKIPVQHIDDTIDYSVVYNLVNELMQKPEPLLETVASAIATKILNKFSQAEEVSVSVTKLNPPIIAFQGSVGVKCVLKKQ is encoded by the coding sequence ATGCTTACAATAGAGTTAACAGGCCTGCGGTTTCATGCATTTCATGGTTTGTATAAAGAAGAAAAGAAGATTGGCGGAGATTACGAAGTAAACGTTACCGTACAGCATTTGCCAAAGAAAATTCCCGTACAACATATTGATGACACTATTGATTATTCGGTTGTTTACAACCTCGTAAACGAACTGATGCAAAAGCCCGAGCCGCTGCTGGAAACAGTAGCCAGCGCCATTGCCACAAAAATTTTGAATAAATTTTCACAGGCCGAAGAAGTGAGTGTGAGTGTTACCAAGTTAAATCCGCCTATTATTGCATTCCAGGGAAGTGTTGGTGTAAAGTGCGTATTGAAGAAACAATAA
- the guaB gene encoding IMP dehydrogenase, translated as MATINNSQRNKSTGSRFFGEGLTFDDVLLMPAYSEVLPREVNIKTNLTKDITLNVPMLSAAMDTVTEANLAIALAREGGIGILHKNMSVEKQAEQVRKVKRSESGLIVDPVTLHDDATIGDALRLMKENKIGGIPIIDTNNVLVGILTNRDLRFETNKQAKVKEVMTKERLITAPQGTDMKKAEKILQQYKIEKLPVVDKKGKLIGLITYRDILQLSNFPNAVKDVMGRLLVGAALGITKDLLERAEALQKVGVDVVTLDSAHGHTKGVIDSVKLLRKNFKDLQIIAGNIATGEGAKALVAAGADAVKVGIGPGSICTTRIVAGAGVPQLTAIMEVAAAMKQKGTPLIADGGIRYTGDMVKALAAGASTVMMGSVFAGVEESPGETIIYEGRKFKEYRGMGSIGAMQQGSSDRYFQDVEDGIKKLVPEGIEGRVAYKGNLNEVVAQFVGGLRAGMGYCGAKDLAALQQSTFVKITNAGMRESHAHDIEITKEAPNYSRK; from the coding sequence ATGGCAACAATAAATAACTCCCAACGCAACAAGTCAACCGGTTCCCGCTTTTTTGGAGAAGGTTTAACCTTCGATGATGTGCTACTGATGCCTGCCTACAGCGAGGTACTTCCCCGCGAAGTAAATATCAAAACAAATCTTACAAAAGACATTACGCTTAATGTGCCCATGCTGTCTGCAGCTATGGATACCGTTACCGAAGCCAATCTTGCCATAGCACTTGCAAGAGAAGGTGGTATTGGTATACTGCATAAAAATATGAGTGTTGAAAAACAGGCAGAGCAGGTGCGTAAGGTAAAAAGAAGTGAAAGCGGTTTAATTGTTGATCCCGTTACACTACATGATGATGCTACAATTGGCGATGCACTGCGCCTGATGAAAGAGAATAAAATTGGTGGTATTCCTATTATTGATACAAATAATGTGTTGGTTGGTATTCTTACAAACCGCGACCTGCGTTTTGAAACAAACAAACAGGCCAAGGTAAAAGAAGTAATGACCAAAGAAAGACTTATCACCGCGCCACAGGGCACTGATATGAAGAAAGCAGAAAAAATTCTGCAACAATATAAAATTGAAAAGCTGCCTGTGGTAGATAAAAAAGGCAAGCTGATCGGTTTGATTACCTACAGGGATATTTTACAGTTGAGCAACTTTCCCAATGCTGTAAAAGATGTAATGGGCAGGCTGCTCGTGGGTGCCGCTTTAGGCATAACCAAAGACCTGCTGGAAAGGGCAGAAGCGTTACAAAAAGTAGGTGTTGATGTTGTAACGCTCGATAGCGCACACGGCCATACAAAAGGTGTCATTGATTCCGTGAAACTATTGCGTAAAAATTTTAAAGACCTGCAGATTATTGCCGGCAATATAGCAACGGGCGAAGGTGCAAAAGCGCTGGTTGCTGCCGGTGCCGATGCAGTAAAAGTTGGTATTGGCCCGGGCTCTATCTGCACCACCCGCATTGTTGCAGGTGCAGGCGTGCCGCAGCTTACAGCCATTATGGAAGTAGCTGCCGCCATGAAGCAAAAAGGCACGCCGTTGATTGCAGATGGAGGCATCCGCTATACCGGCGACATGGTGAAAGCGTTAGCGGCCGGTGCATCTACTGTTATGATGGGCAGTGTATTTGCAGGAGTAGAAGAGAGCCCCGGTGAAACCATTATTTACGAGGGCCGTAAGTTTAAAGAATATCGAGGCATGGGCAGCATCGGTGCCATGCAGCAGGGCAGCAGCGACCGATACTTCCAGGATGTGGAAGACGGTATAAAGAAACTGGTTCCCGAAGGTATCGAAGGGCGTGTGGCATACAAGGGAAACCTGAACGAAGTGGTAGCACAGTTTGTAGGCGGTCTTCGTGCAGGCATGGGTTATTGCGGTGCAAAGGACCTTGCAGCATTACAACAGTCAACATTTGTAAAGATCACCAATGCAGGTATGCGGGAAAGCCATGCGCATGACATTGAGATAACCAAAGAAGCACCAAACTACAGCAGGAAATAA
- the tsaE gene encoding tRNA (adenosine(37)-N6)-threonylcarbamoyltransferase complex ATPase subunit type 1 TsaE has product MTVNFSRENILQVAGDMWQNHQQHKVWAFFGEMGAGKTTFIHALCDVLQVKDAVSSPTFAIVNEYKSGMAGSIYHMDWYRLKDEEEAIQAGIEDCLLSGHLCLVEWPGKAPGLLPDDTLRIYLSLVDENTRSMYTDTGDAQSSER; this is encoded by the coding sequence ATGACAGTAAATTTTAGCAGGGAAAACATCTTACAGGTTGCCGGGGATATGTGGCAAAACCATCAGCAACACAAAGTATGGGCGTTTTTTGGAGAGATGGGTGCAGGCAAAACAACTTTTATACATGCGCTCTGTGACGTTTTGCAGGTGAAAGATGCAGTGAGCAGCCCCACATTTGCTATTGTTAATGAGTATAAAAGCGGGATGGCAGGTTCCATTTATCACATGGACTGGTACCGGCTGAAAGATGAAGAAGAGGCGATACAGGCAGGTATTGAAGATTGCCTTTTGAGCGGCCATTTGTGCCTGGTGGAATGGCCCGGTAAGGCACCCGGACTGTTGCCCGATGATACACTGCGTATCTACCTTTCGCTGGTAGATGAAAATACAAGAAGCATGTACACGGACACCGG